A stretch of DNA from Primulina eburnea isolate SZY01 unplaced genomic scaffold, ASM2296580v1 ctg1064_ERROPOS200000, whole genome shotgun sequence:
TCTATTATATCGAATAATGTATTGGAAGAtatgaataatataattattttttaacgcTAAAACTTTTGGATGAGATTAGGACACAAAATCTTATCCTTTGCACCAAAGGGTGAATGTAAACGACGACAAGACTGCGTCCTTTGCACCAAAGGGTGAATGTAAACAACGACAAGACAGCAATATAGCAATCGCAGAAGGGAAAGAGACATAGGACAAACCGACAGACAACAGTACAGCACCGAAAACTAACTTCAATAAcaacttttaaaaaatttatttaaatttgccATAATCTAAGATCCACATCAAACCCCCTCGTAATGAGAGCACTGAGAAATTGCAAATATGGCTTGCATCACCCGACCCAACTCTCCAATACACACACCATAAAGTTAATTTTGCAGATACAGGATTTGGAGCGAGGAAAGTTAAAATCACTGGAGAGGCTATTATTTCTAAAGATTTGCTTAAATTAGGAAAAGGAACTGTGGACAAGATGAAGCCTCTTGAAAAGGTTTGAGCATTCACAATTGCAACAAAGCAAAAGACAAAGCATTGGATCCTAATAACAAAATAACACAAATATTGTTAGCTGTAATAATAGAACTCCAACAGCAATAGGCATTCTAATCTCTACACACTGACATTTACCCCTCCACCAAGTGAAACAGCAAAAGAATCCAAGTATCCAACAACACAACATTTAAGAAGGCGGTCACTGTTTTGCTATCTGAATCAACTGCTCAAAGTGAAAACTACTATTTCCATAATAACTACTAAAACACCTCAAGGCATGAGCAGATCCAAGAAAACAGTGCATGTTTAAGCATTAAGACCTTTTGCTATCAAGAAATAATGAAAGGATCAAATACCTCAATCCATGCTGCTAGTTTTGGCCTGCCTGACGTAATATCGTGTTTAAATATTTCTTGGAAAATGATGTGAAACCTCTCCACAAATGGAGCATACACAACATCTACCTGCACATATAACAAATACCAGGCTAAAGATCTATTCCTGTGGCACGTAAACTACTGGGTCACACATTTTACCTTAGAAAAAGAAACTAGGCCATCCAAGGGAGGTTTAAGGACTCGCTCGTTTTTTTTTAAGGTGAGTTTTTTAACCCCCAACAGTTGCTTTAATATTTCGAAGAAGCAATTTCTAAATCCTTTATCATGAAAGATAGTTCTATGTTTTGGGAAAATGCGTGTCTTTTTAAAAGTGACACATCTTTTTACGAAATTATGACCCTTTTGTTACACTACGTTTCTAACATTCATTACACATCATCAACCATTACCGATCACATCAATTTTCAAAAACCATGACCAGAACCAACTCAAAATTATAAAACAACTCTccagaagttttaaaaaaaaaatcagcttATTTTTCGGTCCAATTCATTATATTCATAGAGGAACAACGGTCAGGAGGTGAACGTTGGGATGAAAAATAACTACCTGGCTGAACTGAAAAATCTAAGATTCTTTTTTCGGTTCAATTCATTATATTCATAGAGGAACAAACGTCAGGAGTTGAACCTTGGGATGAATAACCAATTCTTTTTTCGGTTCAATTCATTATATTCACAGAGGAACAACGGTCAGGAGGTGAACCTTGGATGAAAAATCAATTACCTGGCTGAACTGACCAAGGAAGAATGGCCCGTCGTCAAACTTATGAAGGGCAGTTTCCAGGTAATCAAATTCAGCAGCTGTGTAGCAAAATTATCcataaaattttgaacaaatCGATATCATGACGCACAGAATTATGGAGTAAGAAAAAGGACAGGCTGCATCAATACCAGCTTCTTTGACAGCGTCTCCTCTGAGTGATGCATACAAATTTGTTGTGAATGTATCGCTATAGGCTATCAACTCCTCACCAAATTTCAGTTTGGCCGGATCCTGCAGTGATTTCACATTAAGATCTATTTATACGAAGAAACAATGGAGGAAACGAAAAGACCACATTCAGAAAAGGAGAACTCAAAATCATATCTTACATCAGGTAGCAGAGGCAGTCCTTCGAAATTGCTATCGACGTACTTAACTAAATCCAGGCTCTCTCCAATGATTTGGCCATTATGTTCTAATGCTGGAACCTACAAAAGAGATATGAGGAAATTAAAAGCAATGGAGCATCCAATGCCTTGACTAACTAATAAGTTCATTGCCATCCGACAGTAGTTCATAtccttttattcaaaatttatcATGCCAATAATATTGAGGATGATGATAATCACAGCTATTTCTCAtggattttgaagaaaaaccatTCAAGCATTTAGATTATTTTATCACAGTGGGGAGCCAACCATAATACTGACATGGCTTGAAATTCTTTTTCCTTCTCTCTTTTTGGGGGAGAAAGGAGGGTTCTTAACTTCGAAAGAATCAGTTTAGGCGACATAGAAAGAGTGTATTTCACATAGTCGAATATCAAAATGGTGGGATAAAAAATAAACTCGGATATGAGTAAAAAATGAATACCAGAACCATCAAGAATGGATACCTTATTTTCTGGGTACACTTTCTCCTTGTACCAAGCAGGCCTGTTCTGGAGGTCAATCGGAAGCAATTTAATTTTATCATGTAAACCCTGCATTACATAATTTGGGGGCATAAGAACAAAAGCAATTTAATTAGCAATGGATCAAATCCAAAACGCTGTCGACTATTGTTATAAGGCTTCAGCGCAGATAGTTCAAATTCGAAATACAATCCGGTATCATTATGAAACTTGACCCAAATATGAAAATTTACATCATAAACGTAAGCCACTATACCATTCAAATGAAagtataataaaaaaatgaaactcGTGACGTGATTTCCTTAACATATTATCGTAAATCTACCCATTTATGAAACAAGAGGTAATGGCAGCAAAAACTGACATAATCTAATAGAGCAGACCTTGTAGTTCCTGACGATCCACACACGCTGAGCATACGGGCACATGTCGTTGATATACAACCTTcagaaaacaaaacaaatatCAAATTACTCGACGTCAGATAAATCATTTtgctaaaaaaaaatcatcGCACAAGCATTAGtaatcatgcaataaaatccaattcacgcataaaaataccTAGTCGTTCCATCAAAGAGAGGTGGCGGATCAGAAGTCGAATCCAAAGTCGGAGGAAGAACCTCAAACACGGCACTGCAAATTCACAAACAAAAATTACTTCCACACCTCAAACgagtaaaattaaaataatccaGATCTACATCGAAATGATAGAAAATTCAGAACAGTCGAGCATACAATGGCAAAAAAAATCCCCAAAAAAATTTGAACTTACGGAGCAGCCATTGATGCTTTTCTTCGCGTTCAAAAGCAAAGGTACTGAA
This window harbors:
- the LOC140820456 gene encoding glutathione S-transferase L3-like; protein product: MAAPAVFEVLPPTLDSTSDPPPLFDGTTRLYINDMCPYAQRVWIVRNYKGLHDKIKLLPIDLQNRPAWYKEKVYPENKVPALEHNGQIIGESLDLVKYVDSNFEGLPLLPDDPAKLKFGEELIAYSDTFTTNLYASLRGDAVKEAAAEFDYLETALHKFDDGPFFLGQFSQVDVVYAPFVERFHIIFQEIFKHDITSGRPKLAAWIEAINKIDAYKPTKCNREKFLAYIKKRFLGES